The segment tttttttcttccaggaccaGAACCGGATTTTACTAGAGTTATTCAACACTCTCCATCTGATGCCGTTTATGCAGGAGACTCTCTGACTCTGCAGTGTTCTGTTTTttctgaaagagaaaataaaaaatgttcagaCAGACACAGGGTTTTCTGGTTCAGAGTTACATCAGAGGAATCACATCCCAGATTAATTTTTGGTCAGAGTGACAGTGACGGAGATTGTGATACCAGTCCTGAAGCTCTTTCTCAGCAGAGTTGTGTCTACACCTTCTTTAAGGACAACGTCACCTCCTCTGATGCTGGAGCTTATTACTGTGCTGTGGCTGCATGTGGGAAGATAGCTTTTGGAAATGGAACAAAACTGGATATTGAAGGTGATTTATCTACATTTCTATGATAACTTTTGTTCTGTCTCCCCCCCCTCATCCCCTCATattaactaaatatttaaatttctttcatgTTTCAGGTGTCAGCACAACGTATTCAGAGAAGAACAATActttgatctttctattatgTGCTGTTTTGGCTGTAGgtctgattattacaactttGCTCATTTGTGCCATCAGGAAAAAATCATGTAATTGCGGTAAAGGTGAAATCAGTTACTCATATAGTCATATGTTTTCTAAAAACTAAGTTAATTTAACATAAAGTTATGTCTTTTCACAATATAGCTTCTGTGTCTCTGGAAACAAATGCTGAAAGAGCCTGTAATGAGCAACAAAATCAGCAGGTGAGGAATTCAGATGTAGCTAACATAATTACCAATAACTTTTTTTGAGGATTAGCTTTtgcttaaaatgtattaaaatcttttcatttttttgtaat is part of the Melanotaenia boesemani isolate fMelBoe1 chromosome 7, fMelBoe1.pri, whole genome shotgun sequence genome and harbors:
- the LOC121643278 gene encoding uncharacterized protein LOC121643278 isoform X1; the protein is MDFTLFILMFLQVGWCEVEENFVTKTAEVGENVILSCNRHTSLGIATFFWVRLVPGSMPEILGKAFSFDTDDLSRNSHSTTKVEPGLLSLHFPKTKMSDTGFYYCIKLQKYNISFSKGVFLRIKGPEPDFTRVIQHSPSDAVYAGDSLTLQCSVFSERENKKCSDRHRVFWFRVTSEESHPRLIFGQSDSDGDCDTSPEALSQQSCVYTFFKDNVTSSDAGAYYCAVAACGKIAFGNGTKLDIEGVSTTYSEKNNTLIFLLCAVLAVGLIITTLLICAIRKKSCNCGKASVSLETNAERACNEQQNQQINQDSLVYSTVTVTRRKADRAGRKNAPTKAETIYTDVY
- the LOC121643278 gene encoding uncharacterized protein LOC121643278 isoform X2 gives rise to the protein MDFTLFILMFLQVGWCEVEENFVTKTAEVGENVILSCNRHTSLGIATFFWVRLVPGSMPEILGKAFSFDTDDLSRNSHSTTKVEPGLLSLHFPKTKMSDTGFYYCIKLQKYNISFSKGVFLRIKGPEPDFTRVIQHSPSDAVYAGDSLTLQCSVFSERENKKCSDRHRVFWFRVTSEESHPRLIFGQSDSDGDCDTSPEALSQQSCVYTFFKDNVTSSDAGAYYCAVAACGKIAFGNGTKLDIEGVSTTYSEKNNTLIFLLCAVLAVGLIITTLLICAIRKKSCNCASVSLETNAERACNEQQNQQINQDSLVYSTVTVTRRKADRAGRKNAPTKAETIYTDVY
- the LOC121643278 gene encoding uncharacterized protein LOC121643278 isoform X3; its protein translation is MDFTLFILMFLQVGWCEVEENFVTKTAEVGENVILSCNRHTSLGIATFFWVRLVPGSMPEILGKAFSFDTDDLSRNSHSTTKVEPGLLSLHFPKTKMSDTGFYYCIKLQKYNISFSKGVFLRIKGPEPDFTRVIQHSPSDAVYAGDSLTLQCSVFSERENKKCSDRHRVFWFRVTSEESHPRLIFGQSDSDGDCDTSPEALSQQSCVYTFFKDNVTSSDAGAYYCAVAACGKIAFGNGTKLDIEGVSTTYSEKNNTLIFLLCAVLAVGLIITTLLICAIRKKSSSVSLETNAERACNEQQNQQINQDSLVYSTVTVTRRKADRAGRKNAPTKAETIYTDVY